A window of the Dyadobacter pollutisoli genome harbors these coding sequences:
- a CDS encoding LLM class flavin-dependent oxidoreductase, translated as MADKLIQDIPLSILDLAPITEGSNAANTFKNSLRLAQRVEELGYNRYWLAEHHNMASVASSATSVLIGYIAGGTNTIRVGSGGIMLPNHAPLVVAEQFGTLASLYPGRIDLGLGRAPGTDQITARALRRNYMESAQDFPDDVMALQTYFSAENSSSKVRAVPGEGLDIPIWILGSSTDSARLAAHLGLPYAFASHFAPTQFMTAIDLYRRNFRPSQYLREPYVMACVNVIAADTTGEAERLATSFYQLATGIITGKRRPLQPPVDSMDGLWGDYEEAAVREMMKYTFIGDRKRIGSDLAYFQRHAQLDELMVTSHIYDPEARIHSYEVLKSVQNTSVLL; from the coding sequence ATGGCAGACAAACTTATTCAGGATATACCACTTTCCATTCTTGATCTTGCGCCGATCACGGAGGGAAGTAATGCAGCTAATACATTCAAAAACAGTCTTCGCCTCGCGCAGCGGGTCGAGGAACTTGGTTATAATCGATACTGGCTTGCGGAGCATCACAATATGGCCAGCGTGGCTAGCTCGGCGACCTCGGTACTGATCGGTTACATTGCAGGCGGCACGAATACCATCCGTGTGGGCAGCGGAGGCATTATGTTGCCCAATCACGCGCCGCTGGTCGTCGCCGAACAGTTCGGTACGCTTGCGTCACTCTATCCCGGCCGTATTGACCTCGGACTGGGGCGTGCACCCGGAACAGACCAGATTACAGCCCGTGCGCTCAGGCGCAACTACATGGAATCTGCCCAGGATTTTCCAGACGATGTGATGGCATTGCAAACCTATTTTTCAGCAGAGAACAGCAGCTCCAAAGTACGTGCCGTTCCCGGCGAAGGGCTGGATATACCGATCTGGATACTGGGTTCGAGTACCGACAGTGCGCGGCTGGCCGCGCACCTGGGATTACCGTACGCATTTGCCAGTCATTTCGCCCCCACTCAGTTTATGACCGCCATAGATCTTTACCGCCGGAATTTCAGGCCCTCGCAATACCTTAGGGAGCCATATGTGATGGCCTGTGTGAATGTGATCGCGGCAGATACTACAGGGGAAGCAGAACGGCTTGCAACCTCGTTTTACCAACTGGCTACGGGAATTATTACCGGCAAACGTCGACCATTACAGCCGCCCGTTGATAGTATGGATGGACTTTGGGGAGATTATGAGGAAGCCGCGGTGAGAGAAATGATGAAATACACATTCATCGGCGACAGAAAAAGAATCGGCAGCGATCTGGCTTATTTTCAACGACATGCGCAGCTCGATGAGTTGATGGTTACCAGCCACATCTACGATCCTGAGGCTCGGATTCATAGTTATGAAGTTTTGAAAAGCGTGCAGAATACAAGTGTGCTTCTATGA